A window of the Lactuca sativa cultivar Salinas chromosome 7, Lsat_Salinas_v11, whole genome shotgun sequence genome harbors these coding sequences:
- the LOC128127182 gene encoding protein CELLULOSE SYNTHASE INTERACTIVE 1-like has protein sequence MTEEMKDMMKVPAVHIFTAIIPALIIAAFLYSQAVPVLVSLLRSGPLGVKIQATTVLGSLCKENELRVKVLLGGCIPLLLALLKSKEGQITAANTIYVVSEGDAKYHVGSKIFATEGVVPVLWEQLEKGSKVVDDLLTGALRNMCGTTEGFWSAIVKVGGEDILVKLLTHDQLNTQANACFLLSCMMMEDASVCLKISTSETTKRLLKLLGPGYEPLVRAQAASTL, from the exons ATGACTGAGGAAATGAAG GATATGATGAAGGTTCCAGCAGTTCACATTTTCACTGCTATAATACCAGCACTGATTATAGCAGCCTT TTTATATTCTCAAGCAGTTCCAGTTCTAGTGTCTCTCCTAAGATCAGGTCCACTTGGTGTAAAGATCCAAGCAACTACAGTTTTGGGCTCATTATGTAAGGAAAATGAACTACGGGTCAAAGTATTACTTGGGGGTTGCATTCCTTTGCTTCTCGCTCTTCTAAAATCAAAAGAAGGTCAAATCACAGCTGCAAATACCATTTATGTTGTTTCTGAAGGTGATGCCAAATATCATGTTGGATCCAAAATCTTTGCCACTGAAGGGGTTGTTCCAGTGTTGTGGGAGCAACTCGAAAAGGGTTCAAAAGTAGTTGATGATTTGCTGACTGGTGCTTTGAGAAACATGTGTGGGACCACTGAGGGTTTTTGGTCAGCAATAGTCAAAGTTGGGGGAGAAGATATATTGGTAAAGCTATTAACACATGACCAGTTAAACACGCAAGCCAATGCTTGCTTTTTATTATCATGTATGATGATGGAAGATGCATCCGTATGTTTAAAGATATCAACTTCTGAAACTACAAAACGACTCCTGAAGCTATTAGGACCTGGTTATGAACCTCTAGTTAGAGCACAAGCTGCATCAACTTTATAG
- the LOC111912875 gene encoding probable methyltransferase PMT15 isoform X1, whose amino-acid sequence MASNRVLSYFISLRMKKSNIFFMALTTVLCSCSYLLGNWKLANTATDFRRSTPCNIHSNATSAIRTQTPLDFNPHHVSDDLVNALPVARVKHIPPCIPKFSEYTPCEDVDRSLKFDRERLVYRERHCPEKSEVLKCRIPAPYGYRQTFRWPGSRDAAWYANVPHKHLTVEKAGQNWVRFKGDRFTFPGGGTMFPNGAGAYIDDIGKLINLRDGSIRTAIDTGCGVASLGAYLLSRNILTMSFAPKDTHIAQVQFALERGVPALIGILASIRLPYPSRAFDMAHCSRCLIPWGQYDGLYLIEVDRVLRPGGYWILSGPPINWERHWKGWDKTAEQFKGEQDLIESVAKSLCWKKLIQKDDIAIWQKPTNHAHCKINRKIFKKPQFCKDQDPDMAWYTKLETCLTPLPDVSNIRETSGGGPVAKWPQRLTSTPPRIISGSVGEITEEVFINNTNLWRTRLSYYKTLDQQIAEKGRYRNLLDMNSYLGGFAAALVIDKDPVWVMNIVPVESNVNTLGVIYERGLIGTYQNWCEAMSTYPRTYDFIHADAIFSLYKDRCEMEDILLEMDRILRPQGSVIIRDDVDFLVNAKTIADELKWETRLVDHEEGPLVREKLLIATKQYWTAPTPTQNQ is encoded by the exons ATGGCGTCGAACAGAGTTCTATCGTATTTCATCAGTTTAAGGATGAAGAAAAGCAATATATTCTTCATGGCTCTCACCACCGTCTTATGCTCGTGTTCTTATCTACTCGGAAACTGGAAACTCGCCAACACCGCCACCGACTTCCGCCGTTCTACTCCCTGCAACATTCATTCAAATGCCACCAGTGCCATCAGGACACAAACTCCACTTGATTTCAATCCGCACCACGTATCCGATGACCTTGTAAACGCTTTACCGGTGGCGCGTGTGAAACATATCCCGCCGTGTATACCGAAATTCAGCGAGTACACGCCGTGCGAGGATGTTGACCGATCTTTAAAGTTTGACCGCGAGAGACTGGTGTATAGAGAGAGACACTGTCCGGAGAAATCGGAGGTGTTGAAGTGTAGAATTCCGGCGCCGTACGGATACCGGCAAACATTCCGGTGGCCGGGGAGCCGTGACGCGGCGTGGTATGCTAACGTGCCGCATAAGCATTTGACGGTGGAGAAGGCCGGTCAGAATTGGGTGCGGTTTAAGGGCGACCGGTTTACTTTCCCCGGCGGCGGAACCATGTTCCCGAACGGCGCCGGCGCCTACATTGACGATATCGGAAAATTGATCAATCTCCGGGATGGGTCGATCAGGACTGCCATTGATACCGGTTGTGGG GTTGCTAGTTTAGGAGCATACCTTTTAtctagaaacattttaacaatgTCATTTGCACCAAAAGACACTCATATTGCTCAAGTACAATTTGCACTTGAACGAGGAGTTCCTGCCTTAATTGGCATTCTTGCTTCGATTCGGTTACCTTACCCTTCTAGAGCTTTTGATATGGCACATTGTTCTCGTTGCCTCATCCCATGGGGACAGTACG ATGGCTTGTATTTAATAGAAGTTGATAGAGTTTTACGTCCAGGAGGATATTGGATCCTCTCGGGCCCACCTATCAACTGGGAAAGGCATTGGAAGGGTTGGGACAAAACAGCGGAACAATTCAAAGGAGAACAAGATTTGATTGAAAGTGTGGCGAAAAGCCTATGTTGGAAAAAGCTAATTCAAAAGGACGATATTGCCATTTGGCAAAAGCCTACGAATCATGCTCATTGCAAAATCAATCGTAAAATCTTCAAGAAACCACAGTTTTGCAAAGATCAAGATCCTGACATGGCTTG GTATACGAAGTTGGAGACATGTTTAACTCCACTACCGGATGTTTCCAATATCAGAGAGACATCTGGTGGTGGGCCGGTGGCAAAATGGCCACAAAGATTAACGTCAACCCCACCAAGAATTATTTCTGGTAGCGTTGGAGAAATTACAGAAGAGGTTTTCATAAACAATACAAATCTCTGGAGGACAAGGTTATCATATTACAAGACACTAGATCAACAAATAGCAGAGAAGGGGCGGTATCGTAATTTACTAGATATGAATTCTTACTTGGGAGGTTTTGCAGCCGCGCTTGTTATCGACAAGGATCCCGTGTGGGTCATGAACATTGTCCCAGTTGAGTCAAATGTGAATACTCTCGGAGTCATATACGAGCGTGGACTAATTGGAACTTATCAAAATTG GTGCGAGGCGATGTCTACTTATCCAAGAACATATGATTTCATTCATGCTGATGCGATTTTTAGCTTATATAAAGACAG GTGTGAAATGGAAGATATATTGTTGGAAATGGACAGGATTTTACGACCACAAGGAAGTGTAATAATACGTGATGATGTTGACTTTTTGGTCAATGCAAAGACGATTGCTGATGAACTCAAATGGGAAACAAGATTGGTTGATCATGAAGAAGGGCCACTTGTGAGGGAGAAACTACTCATTGCTACAAAGCAATATTGGACAGCTCCGACCCCTACCCAAAATCAATAA
- the LOC111912875 gene encoding probable methyltransferase PMT15 isoform X2, which yields MKKSNIFFMALTTVLCSCSYLLGNWKLANTATDFRRSTPCNIHSNATSAIRTQTPLDFNPHHVSDDLVNALPVARVKHIPPCIPKFSEYTPCEDVDRSLKFDRERLVYRERHCPEKSEVLKCRIPAPYGYRQTFRWPGSRDAAWYANVPHKHLTVEKAGQNWVRFKGDRFTFPGGGTMFPNGAGAYIDDIGKLINLRDGSIRTAIDTGCGVASLGAYLLSRNILTMSFAPKDTHIAQVQFALERGVPALIGILASIRLPYPSRAFDMAHCSRCLIPWGQYDGLYLIEVDRVLRPGGYWILSGPPINWERHWKGWDKTAEQFKGEQDLIESVAKSLCWKKLIQKDDIAIWQKPTNHAHCKINRKIFKKPQFCKDQDPDMAWYTKLETCLTPLPDVSNIRETSGGGPVAKWPQRLTSTPPRIISGSVGEITEEVFINNTNLWRTRLSYYKTLDQQIAEKGRYRNLLDMNSYLGGFAAALVIDKDPVWVMNIVPVESNVNTLGVIYERGLIGTYQNWCEAMSTYPRTYDFIHADAIFSLYKDRCEMEDILLEMDRILRPQGSVIIRDDVDFLVNAKTIADELKWETRLVDHEEGPLVREKLLIATKQYWTAPTPTQNQ from the exons ATGAAGAAAAGCAATATATTCTTCATGGCTCTCACCACCGTCTTATGCTCGTGTTCTTATCTACTCGGAAACTGGAAACTCGCCAACACCGCCACCGACTTCCGCCGTTCTACTCCCTGCAACATTCATTCAAATGCCACCAGTGCCATCAGGACACAAACTCCACTTGATTTCAATCCGCACCACGTATCCGATGACCTTGTAAACGCTTTACCGGTGGCGCGTGTGAAACATATCCCGCCGTGTATACCGAAATTCAGCGAGTACACGCCGTGCGAGGATGTTGACCGATCTTTAAAGTTTGACCGCGAGAGACTGGTGTATAGAGAGAGACACTGTCCGGAGAAATCGGAGGTGTTGAAGTGTAGAATTCCGGCGCCGTACGGATACCGGCAAACATTCCGGTGGCCGGGGAGCCGTGACGCGGCGTGGTATGCTAACGTGCCGCATAAGCATTTGACGGTGGAGAAGGCCGGTCAGAATTGGGTGCGGTTTAAGGGCGACCGGTTTACTTTCCCCGGCGGCGGAACCATGTTCCCGAACGGCGCCGGCGCCTACATTGACGATATCGGAAAATTGATCAATCTCCGGGATGGGTCGATCAGGACTGCCATTGATACCGGTTGTGGG GTTGCTAGTTTAGGAGCATACCTTTTAtctagaaacattttaacaatgTCATTTGCACCAAAAGACACTCATATTGCTCAAGTACAATTTGCACTTGAACGAGGAGTTCCTGCCTTAATTGGCATTCTTGCTTCGATTCGGTTACCTTACCCTTCTAGAGCTTTTGATATGGCACATTGTTCTCGTTGCCTCATCCCATGGGGACAGTACG ATGGCTTGTATTTAATAGAAGTTGATAGAGTTTTACGTCCAGGAGGATATTGGATCCTCTCGGGCCCACCTATCAACTGGGAAAGGCATTGGAAGGGTTGGGACAAAACAGCGGAACAATTCAAAGGAGAACAAGATTTGATTGAAAGTGTGGCGAAAAGCCTATGTTGGAAAAAGCTAATTCAAAAGGACGATATTGCCATTTGGCAAAAGCCTACGAATCATGCTCATTGCAAAATCAATCGTAAAATCTTCAAGAAACCACAGTTTTGCAAAGATCAAGATCCTGACATGGCTTG GTATACGAAGTTGGAGACATGTTTAACTCCACTACCGGATGTTTCCAATATCAGAGAGACATCTGGTGGTGGGCCGGTGGCAAAATGGCCACAAAGATTAACGTCAACCCCACCAAGAATTATTTCTGGTAGCGTTGGAGAAATTACAGAAGAGGTTTTCATAAACAATACAAATCTCTGGAGGACAAGGTTATCATATTACAAGACACTAGATCAACAAATAGCAGAGAAGGGGCGGTATCGTAATTTACTAGATATGAATTCTTACTTGGGAGGTTTTGCAGCCGCGCTTGTTATCGACAAGGATCCCGTGTGGGTCATGAACATTGTCCCAGTTGAGTCAAATGTGAATACTCTCGGAGTCATATACGAGCGTGGACTAATTGGAACTTATCAAAATTG GTGCGAGGCGATGTCTACTTATCCAAGAACATATGATTTCATTCATGCTGATGCGATTTTTAGCTTATATAAAGACAG GTGTGAAATGGAAGATATATTGTTGGAAATGGACAGGATTTTACGACCACAAGGAAGTGTAATAATACGTGATGATGTTGACTTTTTGGTCAATGCAAAGACGATTGCTGATGAACTCAAATGGGAAACAAGATTGGTTGATCATGAAGAAGGGCCACTTGTGAGGGAGAAACTACTCATTGCTACAAAGCAATATTGGACAGCTCCGACCCCTACCCAAAATCAATAA